One Mycolicibacterium sarraceniae genomic window carries:
- a CDS encoding aminotransferase class I/II-fold pyridoxal phosphate-dependent enzyme produces the protein MLFLSLGPEELQAQHEVQRQNYADLQAKKLSLDLTRGKPSAQQLDLSNALLSLPGEQFRDEDGTDTRNYGGLHGLTSLRSVFSELLGIPVPNLIAGNNASLELMHDIVVFSLVHGGVDSPRPWMEEPVIKFLCPAPGYDRHFAITESFGIEMIAVPMLEDGPDVDLIEEHVAADPAIKGMWCVPMFSNPTGTTYSWEVVRRLVQMHTAAPDFRLFWDNAYAVHTLTLDFPRQVDILGLAEAAGHPNRPYVFASTSKITFAGAGVSFFGGSLGNIAWYLQYAGKKSIGPDKINQLRHVAFFSDADGVRLHMLRHQQLLAPKFALVLDILDKRLSESKIASWTEPQGGYFISLDVLPGTAKRTVALAKDAGIAVTEAGASFPYRRDPDDRNIRIAPTFPPESDLADAIDGLATCALLAATESLLGSTAVTQGR, from the coding sequence GTGTTGTTTTTGTCCCTGGGCCCCGAGGAACTTCAAGCGCAGCACGAAGTGCAGCGGCAGAACTATGCCGACCTGCAGGCCAAGAAGCTGTCCTTGGACCTGACGCGGGGTAAGCCTTCAGCTCAGCAACTCGATCTGTCCAACGCGCTGTTGAGCTTGCCCGGCGAGCAGTTTCGCGACGAGGACGGCACCGACACTCGCAACTATGGCGGCCTGCACGGCCTGACCAGTCTGCGGTCGGTGTTCAGCGAGCTGCTCGGCATCCCGGTGCCGAACCTGATCGCCGGCAACAACGCCAGCCTCGAGCTGATGCATGACATCGTCGTGTTCTCGCTGGTGCACGGTGGCGTTGACTCGCCGCGGCCGTGGATGGAAGAGCCGGTGATCAAGTTCCTGTGCCCGGCACCGGGATACGACCGCCACTTCGCGATCACCGAGAGCTTCGGCATCGAGATGATCGCCGTCCCGATGCTCGAGGACGGTCCCGATGTCGACCTCATCGAGGAACACGTCGCCGCCGACCCGGCGATCAAGGGCATGTGGTGTGTGCCGATGTTCTCCAACCCGACCGGAACCACCTATTCCTGGGAGGTGGTCCGCCGGCTGGTGCAAATGCACACCGCCGCACCGGATTTCCGGTTGTTCTGGGACAACGCCTACGCGGTGCACACCCTCACGCTGGATTTCCCGCGGCAGGTCGACATCCTCGGCCTGGCCGAGGCGGCCGGTCACCCCAACCGGCCCTACGTCTTCGCCTCGACGTCGAAGATCACCTTCGCCGGGGCCGGGGTGAGCTTCTTCGGTGGCTCGCTGGGCAACATCGCCTGGTATCTGCAGTACGCCGGGAAGAAGTCGATCGGTCCCGACAAGATCAACCAGCTGCGGCACGTGGCGTTCTTCTCCGACGCCGATGGGGTGCGTCTGCACATGCTGCGCCACCAGCAGCTGCTTGCGCCCAAGTTCGCGCTGGTCCTCGACATCCTCGACAAGAGACTCTCCGAGTCCAAGATCGCCTCCTGGACCGAACCCCAGGGCGGTTACTTCATCAGCCTCGACGTACTGCCCGGGACGGCCAAGCGCACCGTGGCACTGGCCAAGGACGCCGGCATCGCGGTCACCGAGGCGGGTGCCTCGTTCCCGTACCGAAGAGATCCGGACGACAGGAACATTCGCATCGCCCCGACGTTCCCGCCGGAGTCCGATCTGGCCGACGCGATCGACGGACTGGCCACCTGCGCGCTGCTGGCCGCCACCGAGTCGCTGCTGGGGTCCACCGCTGTCACACAAGGTCGGTAG
- a CDS encoding NAD(P)H-dependent amine dehydrogenase family protein, with protein MHNTSPYRVVQWTTGNVGKSSVQAITANPTLELVGCYAWSDAKSGRDVGELVGLEPLGVTATNDIDALLALKPDCVVYNPMWIDVDELVRILSAGVNVVTSASFITGQNLGEGRARIEEACKSGGSTMFGSGVSPGFAELLAIVAATACDRVDKVIIQETADTTLYDSPETERPVGFDMAIDDPALEPMAATGTAVFAEAVQLVADSLGVELDEIRCVSEYAQTTEDLPMASWTIKAGHVAGVYASWRGIANGKTVIDINVRWKKGQTLEPDWKLDGDGWTITIEGRPTVTMNVGFLPPPDLIENAKTLEDFFVLGHIMTAMPPIHAISAVVAARPGIATYNDLNLPKARGVVPRGSGSQTQRLPLA; from the coding sequence GTGCACAACACCTCCCCTTATCGGGTCGTCCAGTGGACGACCGGCAACGTCGGCAAGAGCTCCGTCCAGGCGATCACCGCCAACCCCACCCTTGAACTCGTTGGCTGTTATGCCTGGTCAGATGCTAAATCTGGCCGCGACGTCGGGGAACTGGTCGGCCTCGAGCCGCTGGGAGTCACCGCGACCAACGACATCGACGCCCTGCTGGCCCTGAAGCCCGACTGCGTGGTCTACAACCCGATGTGGATCGACGTCGACGAGTTGGTTCGGATCCTGTCGGCGGGCGTCAACGTCGTCACCTCGGCATCCTTCATCACCGGACAGAACCTCGGTGAGGGACGCGCCCGCATCGAAGAGGCGTGCAAGAGCGGCGGATCGACGATGTTCGGCTCCGGAGTGAGCCCCGGCTTCGCCGAACTGCTGGCGATCGTCGCCGCCACCGCCTGTGATCGCGTCGACAAGGTCATCATCCAAGAAACGGCCGACACCACCCTGTACGACTCCCCCGAGACCGAGCGCCCCGTCGGATTCGATATGGCGATCGACGATCCCGCACTAGAGCCGATGGCCGCCACGGGCACCGCGGTATTCGCCGAGGCCGTGCAATTGGTCGCCGACTCGCTGGGCGTCGAGCTGGACGAGATCAGATGCGTATCCGAGTACGCGCAGACCACCGAAGATCTGCCGATGGCGTCGTGGACCATCAAGGCCGGCCATGTGGCCGGTGTCTACGCCAGCTGGCGGGGCATCGCGAACGGCAAGACCGTCATCGATATCAACGTGCGCTGGAAGAAGGGTCAGACCCTCGAGCCGGATTGGAAGCTCGACGGTGACGGCTGGACGATCACCATCGAGGGCCGTCCGACCGTGACGATGAACGTCGGCTTCCTGCCGCCGCCGGACCTCATCGAGAACGCCAAGACACTCGAGGACTTCTTCGTGCTCGGCCACATCATGACCGCGATGCCGCCGATCCACGCGATCTCGGCCGTCGTCGCGGCTCGGCCGGGGATCGCGACGTACAACGACCTGAACCTGCCGAAGGCCCGCGGCGTAGTGCCACGAGGTAGCGGGAGTCAGACGCAAAGGCTGCCGCTCGCGTAA
- a CDS encoding CocE/NonD family hydrolase — translation MPATAQSISATPIATRLTTAVPAAADQLSGGLPAVPADSPLALAFAALQRREAAAARSVTSALTTASLTVGNPITINQALGIVDGVYNGTTGATTTSGNPLTYRLISGPSAGGKVTFAAPGDTGYVAGNFTYLPYQSILSSGSETFKILVAEQTQFDRIVTSIPILGGLAGQVIVTLHQTPILNDLLAPIIGYSQIVTYVPNPSANNPTDAPLAFTYKMPSFDGTLISLNWFPASTQGPNGVPAGNLAPTIMNGPGLATAGQTNPYTTYGIDELTPGVQSLRDRGYNVVTWDPRGEFASGGILQLDSPAFEGRDVTAMINWIATQPTSSLNGPNDPKVGMVGGSYGGGIQLVSAGTDSRIDAIVPGIAWNSLNQALYPNGAFKTAYSSLLLLSLVLSGARINNQIYLGVISGLLTGFLSNTAQAVLASSGPNFVVPNISAPTLFEQGTIDVLFTLQQAIQNAEALKPGVPAQMIWSCTGHGVCLTTPDTTGTRNLDAALNWLDTYVKGVAVPAAPNFQYTDQFGNWFQSNYLPTKDSQFFGSSFTAADGAAGGTLGLVPIIGGSGPAPQASIPYSLGLASKARNAINVNLDLTGLSQTVGAPTLTFDYQGLGTSRFVYAQLVDNNTGLVVGNLVTPVAVTLDGRSRSVSVNMENIVYTADNPQDLGNLTLQITSSATAYENFTAVGVINISNIGLTLQTPATVIPEP, via the coding sequence ATGCCCGCCACCGCGCAGTCGATTTCGGCGACCCCGATCGCCACCCGCCTGACCACCGCGGTGCCTGCCGCGGCCGATCAGCTGTCCGGCGGGTTGCCGGCCGTGCCCGCCGATTCGCCACTCGCACTTGCTTTTGCGGCCTTACAACGCCGAGAGGCGGCCGCGGCCCGCAGCGTGACGTCGGCGTTGACCACGGCGTCGCTGACGGTCGGTAATCCCATCACGATCAACCAGGCGCTGGGCATCGTCGACGGCGTCTACAACGGCACCACCGGAGCGACGACGACGTCGGGTAACCCGCTCACCTACCGCTTGATCAGCGGTCCGAGCGCCGGCGGCAAGGTGACGTTCGCCGCCCCCGGTGATACCGGTTATGTCGCAGGCAATTTCACCTATCTGCCGTACCAGTCGATCCTCAGCTCGGGCAGCGAGACATTCAAGATCCTCGTGGCCGAGCAGACACAGTTCGACAGGATCGTCACCAGCATCCCCATTCTCGGCGGTCTGGCCGGCCAGGTGATCGTCACCCTGCACCAGACCCCGATCCTCAACGACCTCCTGGCCCCCATCATCGGCTACTCGCAAATCGTGACATACGTCCCGAATCCCTCCGCGAACAACCCAACTGACGCTCCGCTGGCATTCACCTACAAGATGCCGTCCTTCGACGGAACGCTGATCAGCCTCAACTGGTTCCCCGCGTCGACCCAGGGGCCCAACGGCGTCCCGGCCGGCAATCTGGCACCCACGATCATGAACGGCCCCGGCCTTGCCACCGCCGGCCAGACCAACCCCTATACGACCTACGGAATCGACGAACTCACTCCGGGCGTGCAGTCGCTGCGGGACAGGGGTTACAACGTCGTCACATGGGATCCGCGCGGCGAGTTCGCCTCGGGTGGCATCCTGCAGCTCGACAGCCCGGCTTTCGAAGGCCGTGACGTCACCGCGATGATCAATTGGATTGCGACGCAACCCACGTCGAGTCTCAACGGGCCCAACGATCCCAAGGTGGGGATGGTCGGCGGCTCCTACGGTGGTGGCATTCAGCTGGTCTCGGCGGGCACCGATTCCCGCATCGACGCCATCGTGCCGGGCATCGCATGGAACTCGCTGAACCAGGCGCTCTACCCCAACGGGGCGTTCAAGACCGCGTACTCGTCACTGCTGTTGCTGTCGCTGGTTCTGAGCGGCGCCCGTATCAACAATCAGATCTACCTGGGCGTCATCAGCGGATTGCTGACCGGCTTCCTCAGCAATACCGCGCAAGCTGTTCTCGCCAGCAGCGGGCCGAATTTCGTGGTCCCCAATATCAGCGCGCCCACCCTGTTCGAGCAGGGCACGATCGACGTGCTGTTCACCCTGCAGCAGGCCATCCAGAACGCAGAGGCGCTGAAGCCGGGCGTGCCTGCGCAGATGATCTGGTCGTGCACCGGCCACGGCGTGTGCCTGACTACCCCCGACACCACCGGCACCCGCAACCTGGACGCGGCGCTGAACTGGCTGGACACATATGTCAAGGGTGTGGCGGTACCGGCCGCGCCGAACTTCCAGTACACCGACCAATTCGGCAACTGGTTCCAGTCCAACTACCTGCCGACCAAAGACAGTCAATTCTTCGGCTCGAGCTTCACCGCGGCCGACGGAGCCGCGGGTGGCACGTTGGGCCTGGTGCCGATCATCGGTGGCTCCGGGCCGGCGCCGCAGGCCTCGATTCCCTACTCGCTGGGATTGGCCTCCAAGGCTCGCAACGCCATTAACGTCAACCTCGACCTGACCGGGCTGAGTCAGACGGTCGGTGCGCCGACGCTGACCTTCGATTACCAGGGTCTGGGGACAAGTCGCTTCGTCTACGCCCAGCTGGTCGACAACAACACCGGCCTGGTGGTGGGCAACCTCGTCACGCCGGTGGCGGTGACCCTGGACGGGCGCAGCCGCAGCGTGAGCGTCAACATGGAGAACATTGTCTACACGGCGGATAACCCACAGGACTTGGGCAACCTGACGCTGCAGATCACCAGTTCGGCCACGGCGTACGAGAACTTCACCGCGGTCGGCGTCATCAACATCTCCAACATCGGCCTGACACTGCAGACCCCCGCGACCGTCATCCCGGAGCCGTAG
- a CDS encoding PecA family PE domain-processing aspartic protease, with protein sequence MPPTPPIVANVAVSLAQQQIAGARAQLQQQTWGAGNLPAGLVAVVPQILLTQAALALDTWGATITPAQSLYARTSGVPIVHELAGVSLLGALLLPTLATTALRSANLFLPLVSAFGASDITPVQNLVSTAAQNGRVYALVPVSMRSTTEPIVYISVNGGPSTPVLVDTGSSGLVLTRASVGDAAPLGAPTGTGTSGYSGGLTYSFTTYTTTVNFGNGIVSDPTGVNIVDANDAAAALNFFHQLGGASGILGIGANAAGPGPVGLPTTALPGDLSQGVFLYQGLLLGLAGVMVFGPNPLPTRASVSGAPDAYINVKINNGTPTQVGAIIDSGGVYGTILSSQIGGASSVPVGTRISVYTPDGVLLYSYIVTSQNAPDVIASGLINTGYVPFQHGPVYIDYTTPDGMGSTNFDYA encoded by the coding sequence TTGCCGCCGACGCCGCCGATCGTTGCGAACGTCGCGGTGAGTCTGGCCCAGCAGCAGATCGCCGGCGCGCGCGCGCAGTTGCAACAGCAGACGTGGGGTGCCGGCAATCTCCCCGCAGGCCTGGTCGCGGTGGTTCCGCAGATCCTTCTCACACAGGCCGCGCTGGCGCTGGACACCTGGGGAGCCACGATCACGCCGGCCCAGTCGCTCTACGCCAGGACATCCGGCGTTCCGATCGTGCACGAGCTGGCCGGGGTGAGCCTGCTGGGCGCACTGCTGCTTCCGACACTGGCCACCACCGCACTCAGAAGTGCGAATCTGTTCCTGCCGCTGGTCAGTGCCTTCGGTGCCAGCGACATCACACCGGTACAGAACCTGGTGAGCACGGCCGCACAGAACGGTCGGGTCTACGCGTTGGTCCCGGTGAGCATGCGGTCGACGACCGAGCCGATCGTCTACATCTCGGTCAACGGCGGACCCAGCACGCCGGTGCTCGTCGACACCGGATCCTCGGGACTGGTGCTCACCAGGGCGTCGGTGGGCGACGCGGCACCGCTGGGCGCACCGACCGGTACCGGTACGAGCGGCTACAGCGGCGGGTTGACCTACAGCTTCACGACGTACACGACAACAGTGAACTTCGGAAACGGCATCGTCTCCGACCCCACCGGCGTCAACATCGTCGACGCCAACGACGCGGCGGCGGCCCTGAACTTCTTCCACCAGCTCGGTGGCGCGTCCGGGATACTCGGAATCGGAGCCAATGCCGCCGGCCCCGGGCCGGTCGGTCTTCCGACCACCGCGCTGCCCGGTGACCTCAGCCAGGGCGTGTTCCTCTATCAGGGTCTGTTGCTCGGGTTGGCGGGCGTAATGGTCTTCGGCCCCAACCCCCTGCCGACCCGGGCATCGGTGTCTGGTGCACCGGATGCGTACATCAACGTGAAGATCAACAACGGCACGCCGACGCAGGTCGGGGCGATCATCGACTCCGGCGGCGTGTACGGCACGATCTTGTCTTCCCAGATCGGCGGCGCCAGCAGCGTGCCGGTGGGGACCAGGATTTCGGTGTACACCCCTGACGGGGTGCTGCTGTACTCCTACATCGTCACCTCGCAGAACGCGCCGGACGTGATCGCCAGCGGGCTGATCAACACCGGGTACGTGCCGTTCCAACATGGTCCGGTCTACATCGACTACACGACGCCCGACGGCATGGGTTCGACGAATTTCGACTACGCCTGA